GGTTTCCAAAGTTTTGCAACCAGCTGTTAGGTGCTCAATACTTTTGAATAAACTATGGGCAATGATTGGCTCAAATGCATTCAATTGTAATTGTCCTGCTTCTGCTGCCATTGTGATCGTGATATCGTTCCCAATCACTTCATAGGCAATTTGATTGACCACTTCCGGGATGATGGGATTTACTTTGCCTGGCATGATGGAAGAACCGGCAGCCTTTGCCGGCAAATTGATTTCGTTAAAGCCACCTTGTGGCCCACTTGAGAGTAAACGTAAATCATTACATACCTTTGAAAGTTTTGTGGCAATCCGTTTTAACACACCAGATAATTGTACAAATGCACCTGTATCTTGAGTTGCCTCTATCAAATTTGGTGCTGCATTTAAATCAAATCCAGTTTGTTTTGCCAGTATTTCGGTTACAATCTTCGAATAACGAATGTCAGTATTGATTCCTGTGCCGATTGCAGTAGCCCCCAAATTAATTTCACCTATAAGGGATGTTGCTTCTTTTAAACGGGAAATGTCCTCACCTAACATAACATCGTAAGTTGAGAATTCCTGGCCTAAAGTCATTGGTACAGCATCTTGTAATTGTGTTCTTCCAATTTTTAATATATCTTTGAATTCATCTGATTTTTTTCGAAACGAAACCTGTAAACTCTCGAGAGCAGAAAGCAGCCCGATGATGGAAAACACTGCAGCCAATTTGATAGAGGAAGGATAAACATCATTTGTACTTTGTGACATGTTGACATCATTCAAAGGATGGATCACGGTATAAGCACCCTTGGGATGGCCTGCTAATTCTAAAGCAATGTTTGTAATCACTTCGTTCGCATTCATATT
The Leptospira levettii genome window above contains:
- a CDS encoding aspartate ammonia-lyase: MTETNFRMEHDLLGEREIPKDVYWGIHTLRALENYPITGKSIGTYPDLVCALAHIKKASALANLQLGLLPSEKSKWIVEACDQILNGKFHSEFVVDVIQGGAGTSTNMNANEVITNIALELAGHPKGAYTVIHPLNDVNMSQSTNDVYPSSIKLAAVFSIIGLLSALESLQVSFRKKSDEFKDILKIGRTQLQDAVPMTLGQEFSTYDVMLGEDISRLKEATSLIGEINLGATAIGTGINTDIRYSKIVTEILAKQTGFDLNAAPNLIEATQDTGAFVQLSGVLKRIATKLSKVCNDLRLLSSGPQGGFNEINLPAKAAGSSIMPGKVNPIIPEVVNQIAYEVIGNDITITMAAEAGQLQLNAFEPIIAHSLFKSIEHLTAGCKTLETNCVSGITANRKILESRVKTSAGLATALNPYIGYENATLVAKRALAENRSVESIVLELGLLEEHKLKEILRPDVLTSPHSL